One region of Haloprofundus salilacus genomic DNA includes:
- a CDS encoding FAD-binding protein, whose protein sequence is MTETSETETTAEASRTVDASATNGGDRYDVLVVGGGVAGLCAATFTARAGLDTVVVDDGGSIVKRNAHLENVPGFPAGVNSRLFCEMQREQARRSGCEFVDGRVTGLRRVDDGGFRAEIGSGGDDSKDGKADSVDADSELEATYVVAASWSDTSYLDGVGVDLRVAGSKTYVGDDGLGRTNVDGLYAAGRLTERYHQAVVAAGHGAQTAITLVHDSETPFYNDWIAPEGYFTDRGREVPPGCEEIDETERKRRERESLETMRSFFTEPHPDPQPTHPSLVDDE, encoded by the coding sequence ATGACCGAAACATCGGAGACGGAAACGACAGCCGAGGCTAGCCGAACAGTCGACGCGTCGGCGACGAACGGCGGCGACCGATACGACGTGCTCGTCGTCGGCGGCGGCGTCGCGGGACTGTGCGCGGCGACGTTCACCGCGCGCGCCGGACTCGACACCGTCGTCGTCGACGACGGCGGCTCTATCGTCAAGCGGAACGCGCATCTGGAGAACGTCCCCGGCTTCCCGGCAGGCGTCAACTCCCGCCTGTTCTGCGAGATGCAGCGCGAGCAAGCACGGCGGAGCGGCTGCGAGTTCGTCGACGGTCGAGTGACCGGACTTCGACGCGTCGACGACGGCGGATTCCGAGCAGAAATCGGCAGCGGTGGAGACGATAGTAAGGATGGCAAAGCCGACAGTGTGGACGCCGATTCGGAACTCGAAGCGACGTACGTCGTCGCCGCGTCGTGGAGCGACACCTCGTACCTCGATGGAGTCGGTGTCGACCTCCGAGTCGCCGGAAGCAAGACGTACGTCGGCGACGACGGGCTCGGCCGGACGAACGTCGACGGGCTCTACGCGGCTGGTCGACTGACCGAGCGGTACCATCAGGCAGTCGTCGCCGCCGGACACGGCGCACAGACCGCGATCACGCTCGTCCACGACTCGGAGACGCCGTTCTACAACGACTGGATCGCCCCGGAGGGCTACTTCACCGACCGCGGTCGGGAGGTGCCGCCGGGCTGCGAGGAGATAGACGAAACCGAACGAAAGCGTCGCGAACGGGAGTCGCTGGAGACGATGCGCTCGTTCTTCACCGAACCGCATCCGGATCCGCAGCCGACGCACCCGAGCCTCGTTGACGACGAGTGA
- a CDS encoding monovalent cation/H+ antiporter subunit D family protein, with protein MSELLPLLVAVPILGALVALAVGYKFDRLAWPLTFATSLAHTALATLVAVQVYSRGDPLSYAVGGFRPPFGIELVVDGLNAAIVALVALVALGVLVYARRAGPHSVAFYTGYLLLVAGLSGMSVTGDMFNLYVFLEITGLAAYALVATGDDGRSAVGALKYLLIGTVGASLFLIGVGYAFVATGTLNMADLAEKLAATGYGSTLVRASFAFVVTGLAVKTALYPLHTWQPEAYASAPDSVSALISALVSTVSAYALARVVYSVYTVDFLASVTLAREFVLVLAGVSIVAGSVLAVMQSELKRMLAYSSVSQFGLVVAAFAVANEAAVTGGLVHLVGHAVMKGGLFLAAGAIAARTGARYVEQFDGLAARAPLLSAALAVLSLSMVGVPPAVGFVGKWYIALGAIQAQSWPIAVIILLSTLLTLAYFLRLVERMYFRSAAPTETPADSPTGTGAAAVADGGEANGVTDDDRPILGRGDDAAFGGHSVSMVAVVVVAAVLAVALGPLVSVFEPLLEPTLELLLQQ; from the coding sequence ATGAGTGAGCTACTACCGCTGCTCGTCGCGGTGCCGATTCTGGGCGCACTCGTCGCGCTGGCGGTCGGCTACAAGTTCGACCGCCTCGCCTGGCCGCTGACGTTCGCCACCTCGCTAGCGCACACCGCGCTCGCGACTCTCGTCGCCGTACAAGTGTACTCGCGCGGCGATCCGCTTAGCTACGCGGTCGGCGGCTTCCGACCACCGTTCGGCATCGAACTCGTCGTCGACGGTCTCAACGCCGCCATCGTCGCGCTCGTCGCGCTCGTCGCGCTCGGCGTGCTCGTCTACGCGCGACGCGCCGGACCGCACTCGGTTGCCTTCTACACGGGCTACCTGCTGCTCGTCGCCGGGCTCTCGGGGATGAGCGTCACGGGGGACATGTTCAACCTCTACGTCTTCCTCGAAATCACCGGTCTCGCCGCCTACGCGCTCGTAGCGACCGGCGACGACGGCCGCTCGGCAGTCGGCGCGCTGAAGTACCTCCTGATAGGGACCGTCGGCGCGTCGCTGTTCCTCATCGGCGTCGGCTACGCCTTCGTCGCGACGGGGACGCTCAACATGGCCGACCTCGCCGAGAAACTCGCCGCGACCGGCTACGGCTCGACGCTCGTCCGGGCGTCGTTCGCGTTCGTCGTAACCGGATTGGCCGTCAAGACGGCGCTGTACCCGCTGCACACGTGGCAGCCGGAGGCGTACGCGAGTGCCCCCGACAGCGTCAGCGCGCTCATCTCAGCACTCGTCTCGACGGTGTCGGCGTACGCGCTCGCGCGCGTCGTCTACAGCGTCTACACCGTCGACTTCCTCGCCTCCGTCACCCTCGCACGCGAGTTCGTCCTCGTACTGGCGGGCGTCAGTATCGTCGCCGGGAGCGTCCTCGCGGTGATGCAGAGTGAACTGAAGCGGATGCTCGCGTACTCGTCGGTGTCGCAGTTCGGCCTCGTCGTCGCCGCCTTCGCCGTTGCCAACGAGGCGGCGGTGACGGGCGGCCTCGTCCACCTCGTCGGCCACGCGGTGATGAAGGGCGGGCTGTTCCTCGCGGCGGGTGCCATCGCGGCGCGAACGGGTGCGCGGTACGTCGAGCAGTTCGACGGGCTCGCCGCCCGCGCGCCGCTTCTCAGCGCTGCGCTCGCGGTGCTGTCGCTGTCGATGGTGGGCGTTCCGCCAGCGGTCGGCTTCGTCGGCAAGTGGTACATCGCCCTCGGCGCGATTCAAGCCCAGTCGTGGCCCATCGCGGTCATCATCCTCCTGAGCACGCTCCTGACGCTGGCGTACTTCCTGCGGCTCGTCGAGCGGATGTACTTCCGCTCGGCCGCGCCGACGGAGACGCCCGCCGACTCGCCGACCGGAACCGGCGCGGCCGCCGTCGCGGACGGTGGTGAGGCGAATGGCGTGACTGACGACGACCGACCCATCCTCGGACGCGGCGACGACGCCGCCTTCGGCGGTCACTCCGTCAGCATGGTCGC
- a CDS encoding cation:proton antiporter subunit C, producing MWEILLTRYNYVVVALLLPIGAYMMIENRNLVKKVIGMNIFQTGIFLFFITSAFREGGSPPLVGSGGEGATYVSPLPHVLILTAIVVGVSLTAVALALIVRIYTEYGTLDEVHLREVRADE from the coding sequence ATCTGGGAGATTCTACTCACACGCTACAACTACGTCGTCGTCGCGCTGCTGCTGCCTATCGGTGCGTACATGATGATAGAGAACCGGAACCTCGTCAAGAAGGTCATCGGCATGAACATCTTCCAGACGGGTATCTTCCTGTTCTTCATCACCTCGGCGTTCCGCGAGGGCGGGTCGCCGCCGCTCGTCGGGTCTGGCGGCGAGGGTGCGACGTACGTCAGCCCGCTGCCTCACGTGCTCATCCTCACGGCCATCGTCGTTGGCGTAAGCCTCACGGCGGTGGCGCTGGCGCTCATCGTCCGCATCTACACCGAGTACGGCACGCTCGACGAGGTCCACCTCCGGGAGGTCCGCGCCGATGAGTGA
- a CDS encoding MnhB domain-containing protein has protein sequence MSADDATDRIVHNDEQTPYVESTIIMTTVRVVVPFILTLGLFVMFHGADSAGGGFQGGAIAGTVVLLLAFAFGIGPVRDWLNPAVVLGLVVVGVGTFLAVALGSMLLGGEFLQYSAYPVYHASKYGIELVELGIGAVVAGIITGLFFLIAAGFETGEPMEDEP, from the coding sequence ATGAGCGCCGACGACGCCACCGACCGCATCGTACACAACGACGAACAGACGCCGTACGTCGAGAGCACCATCATCATGACGACCGTCCGGGTCGTCGTGCCGTTCATCCTCACGCTCGGCCTGTTCGTGATGTTCCACGGCGCGGACTCGGCGGGCGGCGGCTTCCAGGGCGGCGCGATCGCCGGAACCGTCGTCCTGCTGCTCGCGTTCGCGTTCGGTATCGGACCGGTTCGCGACTGGCTGAACCCGGCGGTCGTGCTGGGTCTCGTCGTCGTCGGCGTCGGGACATTCCTCGCCGTCGCGCTCGGCTCGATGCTGCTCGGCGGAGAGTTCCTCCAGTACTCCGCCTACCCCGTCTACCACGCGAGCAAGTACGGCATCGAACTCGTCGAACTCGGCATCGGGGCGGTCGTCGCCGGCATCATCACCGGTCTGTTCTTCCTCATCGCCGCCGGGTTCGAGACGGGAGAGCCGATGGAGGACGAACCATGA
- a CDS encoding DUF4040 domain-containing protein, which yields MTFTLIEAATLVFVIGCALTAALLRDVLAAIIASAAYSLGIAILWVVLQAPDVALTEAAVGAGVMTLLLLLTIAKTVRTENENRFERVRPRSLVVLVAFAAVLLATVPALPAIGAPDAPVAGGEVTQYYLDNAYEETEVGNAVTAVLAAYRGFDTLGEAVVVFTAGVAVLLVLRREVFV from the coding sequence ATGACGTTCACCCTCATCGAGGCGGCGACGCTCGTGTTCGTCATCGGCTGTGCGCTCACGGCGGCGTTGCTTCGAGACGTGCTCGCGGCCATCATCGCCTCTGCGGCCTACAGCCTCGGTATCGCCATCCTCTGGGTCGTGTTGCAAGCACCCGACGTGGCGCTCACCGAGGCCGCGGTCGGCGCGGGCGTGATGACGCTTCTCCTCCTCTTGACCATCGCGAAGACGGTCCGAACCGAGAACGAGAACCGCTTCGAGCGCGTCCGACCCCGGTCACTCGTCGTCCTCGTCGCGTTCGCGGCCGTACTACTGGCGACGGTTCCGGCGCTTCCCGCCATCGGTGCGCCGGACGCGCCCGTCGCCGGCGGCGAGGTCACCCAGTACTACCTCGACAACGCGTACGAGGAGACCGAGGTCGGAAACGCGGTGACGGCCGTGTTGGCCGCCTACCGTGGGTTCGACACCCTCGGCGAGGCGGTGGTGGTGTTCACCGCCGGGGTCGCGGTTCTGCTCGTGCTGCGCCGGGAGGTGTTCGTATGA
- a CDS encoding monovalent cation/H+ antiporter subunit E, producing MAAEEDIGARVLVPVGESPTLRNTVAYAVRTARERAVDAGGDESATVHFVYPALWRAVEPTRAGKFEQAEELLDRVELWANEDLGEDETESEPPVEIETAVVGADEYLFSPADFARVLVSYAREHDLDRVVVDPEYQPGGNAPMLRPLEYELTQSELSVEEAPVERPTRRGMLVGRESLTQYLLVFGASYLFYLTLGGFSGAFDVVTGAISAGVVTAVLGKIALKGKPNLRRLPGELGRLLLYTPYLLWEIAKANVALAYVILHPRLPIDPKMVQFEAAVWNDLPATTLANSITLTPGTLTVEVSEREFYIHSLTESAREDLFDGALERAVRFVYYGRAAARIPSPKERGATSEDISEASNDSVVADGGIDR from the coding sequence GTGGCGGCTGAGGAAGATATCGGCGCGCGAGTGCTCGTTCCGGTCGGCGAGTCGCCGACGCTCCGCAACACCGTCGCGTACGCAGTGCGGACCGCCCGCGAACGCGCCGTCGACGCCGGCGGTGACGAGTCCGCGACCGTCCACTTCGTCTATCCGGCGCTGTGGCGAGCGGTGGAACCGACGCGCGCGGGAAAGTTCGAACAGGCCGAAGAGCTGCTCGACCGCGTCGAACTGTGGGCCAACGAGGACCTCGGCGAGGACGAAACGGAGTCGGAACCGCCCGTCGAGATCGAGACGGCCGTCGTCGGCGCGGACGAGTATCTGTTCAGTCCGGCGGACTTCGCCCGCGTTCTTGTTTCGTACGCCAGAGAACACGACCTCGACCGCGTCGTCGTCGACCCGGAGTACCAACCGGGCGGTAACGCGCCGATGCTGCGGCCGCTGGAGTACGAACTGACGCAGTCGGAACTGAGCGTTGAGGAAGCGCCGGTCGAACGGCCCACGCGCCGCGGCATGCTCGTCGGCCGCGAGAGCCTGACGCAGTATCTGCTCGTCTTCGGGGCGTCGTACCTCTTCTATCTCACCCTCGGCGGGTTCAGCGGCGCGTTCGACGTCGTGACCGGCGCGATAAGCGCCGGCGTCGTCACGGCGGTCCTCGGCAAAATCGCGCTGAAAGGTAAACCCAACCTCCGCCGACTCCCCGGCGAACTCGGCCGACTGCTGCTCTACACGCCGTACCTCCTCTGGGAGATAGCAAAGGCGAACGTCGCGCTGGCGTACGTCATCCTCCACCCGCGACTGCCCATCGACCCGAAGATGGTGCAGTTCGAGGCTGCGGTCTGGAACGATCTTCCGGCGACGACGCTCGCGAACAGCATCACGCTCACGCCGGGGACGCTCACCGTCGAAGTCAGCGAACGCGAGTTCTACATCCACTCGCTCACGGAATCCGCCCGCGAGGACCTCTTCGACGGCGCGCTCGAACGCGCCGTTCGGTTCGTCTACTACGGTCGGGCGGCCGCGCGAATCCCGAGTCCGAAAGAACGGGGCGCGACGAGCGAAGACATATCAGAGGCATCGAACGACTCGGTGGTCGCAGACGGAGGGATCGACCGATGA
- the coaBC gene encoding bifunctional phosphopantothenoylcysteine decarboxylase/phosphopantothenate--cysteine ligase CoaBC yields the protein MLEGVNVALGVSGSIAAVKVVELAHELRRQGASVRAVMTDSARGILHPWAVEFATENPVVTEITGRVEHVELCGREGWADVLLVAPATANTVGKIAAAVDDTPVTTCATTALGAGLPVVVAPAMHEPMYDHPGVLDAIDRVESWGVSFVDPRIEEGKAKIATEEAIVTDVARATTGQSLAGRHVVVTSGATSERIDPIRVLTNRASGRTGREVTRACYVRGADVTLVHDGPDVPYATVEPVESAAEMLAAVEDACADADALISAAAISDFTVDAAAEKIRSGEKRTLELQPTPKLVDAVRDVNPDLPIVGFKAETSGDDDAMVAEARRILDRASLSFVVANDASVMGEDATRALFVRESSVVSEYEGDKRDLGGRVADELAAELGGN from the coding sequence ATGCTTGAGGGAGTCAACGTCGCGCTGGGGGTGTCAGGCAGCATCGCCGCCGTCAAAGTAGTCGAACTCGCGCACGAACTCCGACGGCAAGGCGCGAGCGTTCGCGCCGTGATGACCGACAGCGCCCGCGGCATCCTCCACCCGTGGGCCGTCGAGTTCGCCACCGAGAACCCCGTCGTCACCGAAATCACGGGTCGCGTCGAACACGTCGAACTCTGCGGCCGCGAGGGGTGGGCAGACGTGCTGCTCGTCGCGCCCGCGACGGCCAACACCGTCGGGAAAATCGCCGCCGCCGTCGACGACACACCCGTGACGACCTGCGCGACCACCGCGCTTGGTGCGGGCCTCCCGGTCGTCGTCGCGCCCGCGATGCACGAACCGATGTACGACCACCCGGGAGTGCTCGACGCCATCGACCGCGTTGAGTCGTGGGGCGTCTCCTTCGTCGACCCGCGAATCGAGGAGGGTAAGGCGAAAATCGCCACCGAGGAGGCAATCGTCACCGACGTGGCACGCGCGACGACCGGGCAGTCGCTCGCTGGAAGACACGTCGTCGTCACCAGCGGCGCGACAAGCGAACGAATCGACCCGATTCGCGTGCTGACCAACCGCGCGTCGGGACGCACCGGCCGCGAAGTCACCCGCGCCTGCTACGTTCGCGGCGCCGACGTGACGCTCGTCCACGACGGTCCGGACGTGCCCTACGCAACTGTCGAACCCGTCGAGAGCGCCGCCGAGATGCTCGCCGCCGTCGAGGACGCCTGCGCCGACGCCGACGCGCTCATCTCCGCCGCCGCCATCTCCGATTTCACCGTCGACGCCGCCGCCGAGAAGATTCGCTCCGGCGAGAAGCGAACGCTCGAGCTACAGCCGACGCCGAAGCTCGTCGACGCCGTCCGCGACGTCAATCCCGACCTCCCCATCGTCGGATTCAAAGCCGAGACGAGCGGCGACGACGACGCGATGGTCGCCGAGGCGAGGCGCATCCTCGACCGGGCGTCGCTGTCGTTCGTCGTCGCCAACGACGCGAGCGTGATGGGCGAAGACGCGACGAGAGCGCTGTTCGTCCGCGAGAGCAGCGTCGTCAGCGAGTACGAGGGCGACAAGAGGGATCTCGGCGGGCGGGTCGCCGACGAACTCGCCGCAGAGCTCGGCGGGAACTGA
- a CDS encoding ABC transporter substrate-binding protein translates to MDSNDESRRRRTVLQAGAAMTVGALAGCLSGDAPSGAEDAASRTSEDGDTEGATDESASERSYQVTMAPMGTVEFDSVPETWVPYKSGYGDMGFALGIADGMVGIDDPEGSLQLLQERLYSQIPGFSVDTEGLTDIRSADDAIDKEVFYEIDADLHLMDPNLPRVYFEWDDGDVQEISDNVAPFFGNFIRRARDESWGEPYESYRLYEAFEKVAQVFQREERYEAFASLHDEVQASVAEALPPAEERPTIALLNGGSDPANGVFYAMDPTAEGYEMKQYRDLGIRNAFEGVETGQYGETDYETMLEVDPEIIVFHWGITYEAEAFRSRFVDPLENDTVGKELTAVKEGNLYPGGTAEQGPIINLFQTEMLAQQQYPDDFGEFPGLGEVPEETLFDRQRVADIVAGKF, encoded by the coding sequence ATGGACAGTAACGACGAGAGTCGACGAAGGCGAACAGTTCTGCAGGCAGGGGCAGCGATGACGGTCGGCGCACTCGCCGGATGTCTCAGTGGCGATGCTCCCAGCGGCGCAGAAGACGCCGCGAGCAGAACGTCGGAGGACGGAGATACCGAGGGAGCCACGGACGAGAGTGCGTCGGAGCGGTCGTACCAGGTAACGATGGCCCCCATGGGAACCGTCGAGTTCGACAGTGTGCCGGAGACGTGGGTCCCGTACAAGTCCGGCTACGGCGACATGGGGTTCGCGCTCGGCATCGCCGATGGGATGGTCGGCATCGACGACCCCGAGGGGTCACTCCAGTTGCTCCAAGAGCGGTTGTACAGCCAGATACCCGGCTTTTCGGTCGACACCGAAGGGCTGACCGACATCCGATCGGCCGACGACGCGATAGACAAAGAGGTGTTCTACGAGATAGACGCCGACCTCCACCTGATGGACCCGAACCTCCCGAGAGTGTACTTCGAGTGGGACGACGGCGACGTACAGGAGATCTCCGACAACGTCGCGCCGTTCTTCGGGAACTTCATCCGGCGAGCGCGCGACGAAAGTTGGGGCGAACCGTACGAGTCGTACAGACTGTACGAAGCGTTCGAGAAGGTAGCGCAGGTGTTCCAGCGTGAGGAACGCTACGAGGCGTTCGCATCGTTGCACGACGAGGTACAGGCGAGCGTCGCGGAAGCGCTTCCGCCCGCCGAGGAGCGGCCGACAATCGCGCTGCTTAACGGTGGCTCTGACCCGGCGAACGGCGTGTTCTACGCGATGGACCCCACCGCCGAGGGATACGAGATGAAACAGTACCGCGACCTCGGGATTCGAAACGCGTTCGAGGGCGTCGAGACCGGTCAGTACGGCGAGACCGACTACGAAACGATGCTGGAGGTCGACCCCGAAATCATCGTCTTCCACTGGGGCATCACCTACGAGGCAGAGGCGTTCCGCAGTCGGTTCGTCGACCCGCTGGAGAACGACACCGTCGGCAAGGAACTGACCGCGGTGAAAGAGGGCAACCTCTACCCCGGTGGGACCGCCGAGCAAGGACCGATCATCAACCTGTTCCAGACGGAGATGCTCGCCCAACAGCAGTATCCGGACGACTTCGGCGAGTTCCCCGGACTCGGCGAGGTGCCAGAGGAGACGCTGTTCGACCGCCAGCGCGTCGCCGACATCGTCGCCGGGAAGTTCTAA
- a CDS encoding cation:proton antiporter, whose product MLGAAAAFVVFAIVVLYRVVKGPTMQDRVIAVNVIGSNTVVILALLAAAFGEPGFLDVALVYALLNFLMSIAISKFTVERGGVI is encoded by the coding sequence ATGCTCGGCGCAGCGGCGGCGTTCGTCGTCTTCGCCATCGTCGTCCTCTACCGCGTCGTCAAGGGACCGACGATGCAGGACCGCGTCATCGCCGTCAACGTCATCGGTTCGAACACGGTGGTCATCCTCGCGCTCTTGGCCGCGGCGTTCGGCGAACCGGGCTTTCTCGACGTAGCGCTCGTCTACGCGCTGTTGAACTTCCTGATGAGCATCGCCATCTCGAAGTTCACCGTCGAGCGGGGTGGTGTCATATGA
- a CDS encoding Cdc6/Cdc18 family protein has translation MAPDSIFEDEAEVFRDIEVLEEDYTPETILCRDEVMTEYINVLKPIYKGRPPQNAFLYGDTGVGKTAVTNHLTTQLEADIRQKNEDIERKSEQTDGESHVDEANPSVDADAADTDADPDAAASTSSAAPVDLTIVKVNCQNLTSTGERTSSYQVAIALVNELRPPKDMIASTGYAPQAVYSMLYEEMDALGGTVLVILDEVDRIGADDTILYELPRARANEKVENARIGLIGISNDYTFRSNLSPKVKDTLCETEIKFPAYNAMQLREILRDRASRALYDETYGDDVIALCAALATRESSGSARKAINLLRRAGEIAENDGRTTILEGDVHEAKDDLEYGDMVDSITDQDAHKRYVLAAVAHLSKADATPARVKEVHRAYRAVAESYAADPLSQRGMYNHLTKLAMLGFLTSHDNNEGIKGGQYYEFEFSDEVDRSKVREAFESMGRSWHDIRIHGS, from the coding sequence ATGGCTCCCGACTCTATTTTCGAAGACGAGGCCGAGGTGTTTCGCGACATCGAGGTGCTCGAAGAGGACTACACTCCCGAGACCATCCTCTGTCGCGACGAGGTGATGACGGAGTACATCAACGTCCTCAAGCCCATCTACAAAGGTCGGCCGCCGCAAAACGCGTTCCTCTACGGCGACACCGGCGTCGGCAAAACCGCCGTGACGAACCACCTGACGACCCAGTTGGAGGCCGACATCCGGCAGAAGAACGAGGATATCGAGCGCAAAAGCGAGCAGACCGACGGAGAGAGCCACGTCGACGAAGCGAACCCGTCGGTCGACGCCGACGCTGCGGATACCGACGCCGACCCTGACGCTGCGGCCTCCACCAGCTCAGCCGCCCCCGTCGACCTCACCATTGTCAAGGTGAACTGTCAGAACCTCACCTCCACCGGCGAGCGGACCTCCTCCTACCAGGTCGCCATCGCGCTCGTCAACGAACTCCGCCCTCCGAAGGATATGATCGCCTCGACAGGCTACGCCCCACAGGCCGTCTACTCGATGCTGTACGAGGAGATGGACGCCCTCGGCGGGACGGTGTTGGTCATCCTCGACGAGGTCGACCGAATCGGCGCCGACGACACCATCCTCTACGAACTCCCCCGCGCACGGGCGAACGAGAAGGTGGAAAACGCCCGCATCGGTCTCATCGGCATCTCCAACGACTACACGTTCCGGTCAAACCTCTCGCCGAAGGTCAAAGACACGCTCTGCGAGACCGAGATCAAGTTCCCCGCCTACAACGCGATGCAACTGCGCGAGATTCTGCGCGACCGTGCCTCCCGCGCGCTCTACGACGAGACGTACGGCGACGACGTCATCGCGCTCTGTGCGGCGCTCGCGACCCGCGAATCCTCCGGGAGCGCGCGAAAAGCCATCAACCTGCTCCGCCGGGCGGGCGAAATCGCCGAGAACGACGGCCGGACGACCATCCTCGAGGGCGACGTCCACGAGGCGAAAGACGACCTCGAGTACGGCGACATGGTCGACTCCATTACCGACCAGGACGCGCACAAGCGCTATGTGCTCGCCGCCGTCGCCCACCTCTCGAAGGCCGATGCGACGCCCGCGCGCGTGAAGGAAGTTCACCGAGCGTACCGTGCCGTCGCCGAGAGCTATGCCGCGGACCCGCTGAGCCAACGCGGGATGTACAACCACCTGACAAAACTGGCGATGCTCGGCTTTCTCACCTCTCACGACAACAACGAGGGCATCAAAGGCGGCCAGTACTACGAATTCGAGTTCTCCGACGAGGTCGACCGCTCGAAAGTCCGCGAGGCGTTCGAGTCGATGGGGCGCTCCTGGCACGATATCCGAATTCACGGTTCGTAG